The following coding sequences lie in one Arachis ipaensis cultivar K30076 chromosome B05, Araip1.1, whole genome shotgun sequence genomic window:
- the LOC107644899 gene encoding calmodulin-interacting protein 111 isoform X1, with the protein MEQKHVLLSALSVGVGLGVGLGLSTGQAVQKWVGGSKLDSDEISGDLIVLELKKLLLDGRDSRITFDDFPYYLSEKTRVLLTSAAHVHLKHLDFSKHTRNLSPASRAILLSGPGELYQQMLARALAHSFESKLLLLDINDFSVKMQSKYGCPRKEPKSISEMTFERMSGLFGSLSILPSTAETTGTLHQQSVDAESSKNVSKLRRNGSAASDISSAASHCGVASPAPLKRTSSLCFNEKLFVQSLYKVLVSVSETGPIILYIRDVERLVLQSPRLYNLLHKMIKKLSGSVIVLASHLIDTEDECKEIDERLTMVFPYNIDINPPEDATHLCNWKSQLEEDMRMIQFQDNKNHITEVLAANDIDCYDLSSICHADTMVLSTYIEEIVVSAISYHLMNTKDPEYRNGKLVISANSLSHGLSLFQEGKSSGNLKTNDSNKENADGIAGANVRCDGQAPENKNETSIPVTKKDGENTAPAKAEVPDNEFEKRIRPEVIPANEIGVTFADIGSLDEIKESLQELVMLPLRRPDLFKGGLLKPCRGILLFGPPGTGKTMLAKAIANEAGASFINVSMSTITSKWFGEDEKNVRALFTLAAKVAPTIIFVDEVDSMLGQRTRVGEHEAMRKIKNEFMTHWDGLLTRPGEQILVLAATNRPFDLDEAIIRRFERRIMVGLPSVENREMILKTLLAKEKHENLDFKELAAMTEGYTGSDLKNLCITAAYRPVRELLQQERKKDMEKKKKETEGQSSEDASENKEDHQITLRSLNMEDMRQAKSQVAASFASEGTVMNELKQWNELYGEGGSRKKQQLTYFL; encoded by the exons ATGGAGCAGAAGCATGTTCTGTTGTCAGCATTGAGTGTTGGTGTTGGGTTGGGAGTGGGTCTTGGGTTGAGTACAGGGCAAGCTGTTCAGAAATGGGTTGGTGGAAGCAAGCTTGATTCTGATGAGATTTCTGGGGACCTCATTGTTCTTGAGCTCAAGAAGCTTCTGCTTGATGGCAGAGACAGCAGAATCACATTTGATGACTTCCCTTATTACTTAAG CGAAAAAACTCGAGTGTTGTTGACAAGTGCTGCACATGTTCATTTGAAGCATCTTGATTTTTCCAAGCACACCAGGAACCTTTCTCCAGCAAGCAGAGCTATTTTGCTATCTGGTCCTGGAG AACTATACCAGCAAATGCTTGCCAGGGCTTTGGCACATAGCTTCGAATCGAAGTTGCTGTTGCTAGATATTAATGACTTCTCAGTGAAG ATGCAGAGCAAATATGGATGTCCAAGAAAAGAACCT AAGTCCATATCAGAGATGACTTTCGAGCGAATGTCCGGTTTATTTGGTTCCCTTTCAATCCTCCCTTCAACTGCTGAAACTACAG GTACTTTACATCAACAAAGTGTCGATGCTGAAAGTTCGAAAAATGTTTCAAAACTTCGGAGGAATGGCTCTGCTGCATCTGATATAAGTAGTGCTGCTTCTCATTGTGGTGTAGCAAGTCCAG CTCCTTTAAAGCGTACAAGTAGCTTGTGTTTCAATGAAAAGCTATTTGTTCAGTCACTTTACAAG GTCTTGGTTTCTGTCTCAGAAACTGGTCCCATCATTTTATACATTAGGGACGTTGAGAGGCTTGTTCTACAATCACCAAGGTTATACAACTTGTTACATAAAATGATAAAGAAGCTTTCAGGATCTGTGATAGTACTTGCTTCACATTTAATAGATACAGAAGATGAATGCAAAGAAATTGATGAAAGACTCACTATGGTGTTCCCATACAACATTGACATAAATCCTCCTGAAGATGCAACTCATCTTTGCAACTGGAAATCTCAACTGGAAGAGGACATGAGAATGATTCAATTCCAAGATAACAAAAACCACATCACAGAAGTACTCGCAGCGAATGACATCGATTGTTATGACCTGTCATCAATATGCCATGCAGACACTATGGTACTCAGTACTTACATTGAAGAAATTGTGGTATCTGCAATATCTTACCATTTGATGAATACCAAGGATCCTGAATATCGAAATGGAAAGCTAGTTATATCAGCCAACAG TTTGTCCCATGGATTGAGCCTGTTCCAAGAAGGCAAGAGTAGTGGGAATTTGAAGACTAATGATTCAAACAAG GAAAATGCTGATGGCATTGCCGGAGCCAATGTTCGGTGTGATGGCCAGGCACCtgaaaacaaaaatgaaacatCTATCCCTGTAACAAAGAAAGATGGCGAAAATACTGCTCCTGCAAAAGCA GAAGTTCCTGACAACGAGTTTGAAAAGCGCATTCGACCAGAAGTTATCCCTGCAAATGAGATAGGAGTTACTTTTGCAGATATTGGTTCATTGGATGAGATCAAAGAATCACTTCAAGAACTGGTCATGCTTCCTCTTAGAAGACCAGACCTCTTCAAAGGTGGACTTCTGAAGCCATGTAGAGGCATATTGCTTTTTGGACCTCCTGGGACTGGAAAGACAATGCTGGCAAAGGCAATTGCGAATGAAGCCGGAGCTAGTTTCATCAATGTATCAATGTCCACCATCACTTCAAAGTGGTTTGGAGAAGATGAAAAGAATGTTAGAGCTTTGTTCACACTGGCTGCAAAGGTTGCCCCTACTATCATCTTTGTTGATGAAGTTGACAGCATGCTTGGACAGCGCACCCGAGTTGGAGAGCATGAAGCCATGAGGAAGATCAAGAATGAGTTCATGACACATTGGGATGGACTATTAACTAGACCTGGTGAACAAATTCTGGTTCTTGCTGCAACTAACAGGCCATTTGATCTTGATGAAGCAATTATAAGACGATTCGAGCGCAG GATTATGGTTGGTCTTCCATCTGTTGAGAACAGAGAAATGATCCTGAAAACTCTCCTAGCTAAGGAAAAACACGAAAACTTAGACTTCAAAGAGCTTGCAGCCATGACAGAAGGATATACTGGAAGTGATCTTAAG AATTTGTGCATCACTGCGGCTTATCGACCTGTTAGGGAGTTATTACAGCAGGAGAGAAAGAAGGATATG gaaaagaagaaaaaagagacaGAAGGCCAAAGCTCTGAAGATGCATCAGAGAATAAAGAAGATCATCAAATTACTCTGAGGTCTTTAAACATGGAAGACATGAGACAGGCAAAGAGTCAG GTGGCTGCTAGTTTTGCATCCGAAGGAACGGTTATGAATGAGCTGAAACAATGGAATGAATTATATGGAGAAGGAGGTTCAAGGAAGAAGCAGCAACTCACTTACTTCCTTTAA
- the LOC107644899 gene encoding calmodulin-interacting protein 111 isoform X2: MEQKHVLLSALSVGVGLGVGLGLSTGQAVQKWVGGSKLDSDEISGDLIVLELKKLLLDGRDSRITFDDFPYYLSEKTRVLLTSAAHVHLKHLDFSKHTRNLSPASRAILLSGPGELYQQMLARALAHSFESKLLLLDINDFSVKMQSKYGCPRKEPSISEMTFERMSGLFGSLSILPSTAETTGTLHQQSVDAESSKNVSKLRRNGSAASDISSAASHCGVASPAPLKRTSSLCFNEKLFVQSLYKVLVSVSETGPIILYIRDVERLVLQSPRLYNLLHKMIKKLSGSVIVLASHLIDTEDECKEIDERLTMVFPYNIDINPPEDATHLCNWKSQLEEDMRMIQFQDNKNHITEVLAANDIDCYDLSSICHADTMVLSTYIEEIVVSAISYHLMNTKDPEYRNGKLVISANSLSHGLSLFQEGKSSGNLKTNDSNKENADGIAGANVRCDGQAPENKNETSIPVTKKDGENTAPAKAEVPDNEFEKRIRPEVIPANEIGVTFADIGSLDEIKESLQELVMLPLRRPDLFKGGLLKPCRGILLFGPPGTGKTMLAKAIANEAGASFINVSMSTITSKWFGEDEKNVRALFTLAAKVAPTIIFVDEVDSMLGQRTRVGEHEAMRKIKNEFMTHWDGLLTRPGEQILVLAATNRPFDLDEAIIRRFERRIMVGLPSVENREMILKTLLAKEKHENLDFKELAAMTEGYTGSDLKNLCITAAYRPVRELLQQERKKDMEKKKKETEGQSSEDASENKEDHQITLRSLNMEDMRQAKSQVAASFASEGTVMNELKQWNELYGEGGSRKKQQLTYFL, from the exons ATGGAGCAGAAGCATGTTCTGTTGTCAGCATTGAGTGTTGGTGTTGGGTTGGGAGTGGGTCTTGGGTTGAGTACAGGGCAAGCTGTTCAGAAATGGGTTGGTGGAAGCAAGCTTGATTCTGATGAGATTTCTGGGGACCTCATTGTTCTTGAGCTCAAGAAGCTTCTGCTTGATGGCAGAGACAGCAGAATCACATTTGATGACTTCCCTTATTACTTAAG CGAAAAAACTCGAGTGTTGTTGACAAGTGCTGCACATGTTCATTTGAAGCATCTTGATTTTTCCAAGCACACCAGGAACCTTTCTCCAGCAAGCAGAGCTATTTTGCTATCTGGTCCTGGAG AACTATACCAGCAAATGCTTGCCAGGGCTTTGGCACATAGCTTCGAATCGAAGTTGCTGTTGCTAGATATTAATGACTTCTCAGTGAAG ATGCAGAGCAAATATGGATGTCCAAGAAAAGAACCT TCCATATCAGAGATGACTTTCGAGCGAATGTCCGGTTTATTTGGTTCCCTTTCAATCCTCCCTTCAACTGCTGAAACTACAG GTACTTTACATCAACAAAGTGTCGATGCTGAAAGTTCGAAAAATGTTTCAAAACTTCGGAGGAATGGCTCTGCTGCATCTGATATAAGTAGTGCTGCTTCTCATTGTGGTGTAGCAAGTCCAG CTCCTTTAAAGCGTACAAGTAGCTTGTGTTTCAATGAAAAGCTATTTGTTCAGTCACTTTACAAG GTCTTGGTTTCTGTCTCAGAAACTGGTCCCATCATTTTATACATTAGGGACGTTGAGAGGCTTGTTCTACAATCACCAAGGTTATACAACTTGTTACATAAAATGATAAAGAAGCTTTCAGGATCTGTGATAGTACTTGCTTCACATTTAATAGATACAGAAGATGAATGCAAAGAAATTGATGAAAGACTCACTATGGTGTTCCCATACAACATTGACATAAATCCTCCTGAAGATGCAACTCATCTTTGCAACTGGAAATCTCAACTGGAAGAGGACATGAGAATGATTCAATTCCAAGATAACAAAAACCACATCACAGAAGTACTCGCAGCGAATGACATCGATTGTTATGACCTGTCATCAATATGCCATGCAGACACTATGGTACTCAGTACTTACATTGAAGAAATTGTGGTATCTGCAATATCTTACCATTTGATGAATACCAAGGATCCTGAATATCGAAATGGAAAGCTAGTTATATCAGCCAACAG TTTGTCCCATGGATTGAGCCTGTTCCAAGAAGGCAAGAGTAGTGGGAATTTGAAGACTAATGATTCAAACAAG GAAAATGCTGATGGCATTGCCGGAGCCAATGTTCGGTGTGATGGCCAGGCACCtgaaaacaaaaatgaaacatCTATCCCTGTAACAAAGAAAGATGGCGAAAATACTGCTCCTGCAAAAGCA GAAGTTCCTGACAACGAGTTTGAAAAGCGCATTCGACCAGAAGTTATCCCTGCAAATGAGATAGGAGTTACTTTTGCAGATATTGGTTCATTGGATGAGATCAAAGAATCACTTCAAGAACTGGTCATGCTTCCTCTTAGAAGACCAGACCTCTTCAAAGGTGGACTTCTGAAGCCATGTAGAGGCATATTGCTTTTTGGACCTCCTGGGACTGGAAAGACAATGCTGGCAAAGGCAATTGCGAATGAAGCCGGAGCTAGTTTCATCAATGTATCAATGTCCACCATCACTTCAAAGTGGTTTGGAGAAGATGAAAAGAATGTTAGAGCTTTGTTCACACTGGCTGCAAAGGTTGCCCCTACTATCATCTTTGTTGATGAAGTTGACAGCATGCTTGGACAGCGCACCCGAGTTGGAGAGCATGAAGCCATGAGGAAGATCAAGAATGAGTTCATGACACATTGGGATGGACTATTAACTAGACCTGGTGAACAAATTCTGGTTCTTGCTGCAACTAACAGGCCATTTGATCTTGATGAAGCAATTATAAGACGATTCGAGCGCAG GATTATGGTTGGTCTTCCATCTGTTGAGAACAGAGAAATGATCCTGAAAACTCTCCTAGCTAAGGAAAAACACGAAAACTTAGACTTCAAAGAGCTTGCAGCCATGACAGAAGGATATACTGGAAGTGATCTTAAG AATTTGTGCATCACTGCGGCTTATCGACCTGTTAGGGAGTTATTACAGCAGGAGAGAAAGAAGGATATG gaaaagaagaaaaaagagacaGAAGGCCAAAGCTCTGAAGATGCATCAGAGAATAAAGAAGATCATCAAATTACTCTGAGGTCTTTAAACATGGAAGACATGAGACAGGCAAAGAGTCAG GTGGCTGCTAGTTTTGCATCCGAAGGAACGGTTATGAATGAGCTGAAACAATGGAATGAATTATATGGAGAAGGAGGTTCAAGGAAGAAGCAGCAACTCACTTACTTCCTTTAA
- the LOC107644900 gene encoding uncharacterized protein LOC107644900 — translation MTSSSCILGPGVAFVYYPEPKKWIKLERALSLPYYHVFLGVSSLGDVDDRSVVLTWNLEALYRHGVKYHIHALLVDNKDYCILRHQCLDELYEAIQPSYFDDGCSDLNLVDLGNSKVCVIIGGIAEGIPSLCILVVELGFVQEEEQQRFLSVRLLVNRVFDMRPYFLEDRGIQVLCTSFLFSLSNGTSDIDRDSVKDHIGEKVPTLTSASLEAFSGKRSSRKDDPSTEGDKDNVVKVAQSKEISLKRTKLESGVVGLDKYLEVSQLKDKARELGMKDMTEALKAKEKESEEMVKQITTLQSQLKGRDEKIEALTLKVGEMFRKGFDRAISQIKALAPEVNVVDMDVSKIVVNGVLVDANIPEEGCDVKENE, via the exons ATGACAAGCTCCTCCTGCATCCTTGGACCAGGAGTTGCCTTTGTCTACTACCCCGAACCTAAAAAATGGATTAAACTGGAGCGCGcactttctcttccttattatCATGTTTTCTTGGGTGTGTCGTCCCTTGGGGATGTAGACGATCGCAGTGTGGTGCTGACATGGAACCTGGAGGCTCTTTACCGACATGGTGTGAAATATCACATACACGCTTTGCTGGTGGATAATAAAGATTATTGCATTCTTCGCCATCAATGCCTTGATGAGTTGTATGAGGCTATCCAACCATCCTACTTTGATGATGGGTGCTCAGATCTCAACTTGGTTGACCTTGGCAACAGCAAAGTATGCGTTATCATCGGTGGTATCGCAGAAGGCATTCCATCCCTTTGCATTTTAGTAGTTGAATTAGGGTTTGTACAAGAGGAGGAGCAGCAAAGATTCTTATCTGTGCGTCTACTCGTGAATCGAGTCTTCGATATGAGGCCTTATTTCTTAGAGGACCGCGGTATTCAAGTGCTCTGCACCTCCTTTCTTTTCTCGCTCAGCAACGGAACGTCGGACATAGACAGGGATTCCGTGAAGGATCATATAG GTGAGAAAGTTCCCACCCTGACTTCGGCATCTCTGGAGGCCTTTTCCGGGAAGAGGTCGTCCCGGAAGGACGACCCTTCGACAGAAGGTGATAAAGATAATGTGGTCAAGGTTGCTCAATCTAAGGAGATTAGTTTAAAGAGAACAAAGCTAGAGTCAGGTGTTGTAGGTCTTGATAAGTATCTGGAGGTTTCTCAATTGAAGGATAAGGCTAGAGAATTGGGTATGAAGGACATGACCGAGGCTTTGAAGGCGAAGGAAAAAGAGTCAGAGGAAATGGTAAAACAGATAACTACTTTGCAGTCTCAATTGAAGGGACGCGATGAGAAGATTGAGGCATTAACTCTAAAGGTGGGTGAGATGTTTCGGAAAGGGTTTGATCGTGCTATAAGTCAAATTAAGGCTCTTGCGCCGGAGGTTAACGTGGTTGATATGGATGTATCCAAGATTGTGGTAAATGGAGTATTAGTGGATGCTAACATCCCGGAGGAAGGTTGTGATGTCAAAGAGAATGAATGA